A window of Variovorax sp. PBL-E5 contains these coding sequences:
- a CDS encoding respiratory chain complex I subunit 1 family protein, which yields MSFAGFTSQLLEIVIAIGLAPLLTGWINLWRAWLQNKSAPSLWQPYRMLHKLFNKESMVADHASRLFRIAPYVMFGCMVLACAIIPTLSTDLPLAPAADAIALVGLFALARVFISLAAMDIGTAFGTMAARREMLVGFLAEPALLMVLFSASLISQSTSLTTIVETLTQRELAIYPGLAFAGVAFTMVSLAENARVPVDNPATHLELTMIHEALILEYSGRHLALIEWAASLKLFAYSCIGLALFFPWGIAEAQAPLAMLPALPVLVAKLAVGGFLLAALETASAKMRIFRVPEFLATAFLLAVIGMMVHVLLNQ from the coding sequence ATGAGCTTCGCCGGATTCACGTCGCAGTTGCTGGAGATCGTCATCGCGATCGGGCTTGCGCCCCTGCTCACCGGCTGGATCAATCTTTGGCGCGCGTGGCTTCAGAACAAGTCCGCGCCCAGTCTCTGGCAACCCTACCGGATGCTGCACAAGCTGTTCAACAAGGAGTCGATGGTTGCCGACCATGCATCGCGACTGTTTCGCATCGCGCCCTATGTGATGTTCGGCTGCATGGTGCTGGCTTGCGCCATCATCCCCACGCTGTCGACCGATCTACCGTTGGCGCCAGCGGCTGATGCGATCGCACTTGTCGGCCTGTTCGCCCTGGCGCGGGTGTTCATCTCGCTGGCCGCCATGGACATCGGCACCGCGTTCGGCACCATGGCTGCGCGGCGCGAGATGCTGGTCGGTTTCCTCGCCGAACCTGCGCTGTTAATGGTGTTGTTCTCGGCCTCGCTGATTTCCCAGTCGACGTCACTCACGACGATTGTCGAGACGCTGACTCAGCGTGAACTGGCGATTTATCCCGGCCTGGCTTTTGCCGGGGTTGCATTCACGATGGTGTCGCTGGCCGAGAACGCACGCGTTCCGGTCGACAATCCGGCCACGCATCTCGAGCTGACGATGATTCACGAGGCGCTCATCCTCGAGTACTCGGGCCGCCACCTGGCGCTGATCGAATGGGCGGCCAGCCTGAAGCTGTTTGCCTATTCGTGCATTGGCTTGGCCCTGTTCTTCCCTTGGGGCATTGCCGAGGCCCAGGCCCCGCTCGCGATGCTGCCGGCCCTGCCCGTGTTGGTGGCCAAGCTCGCCGTGGGCGGCTTTCTGCTTGCCGCGCTGGAGACCGCGAGCGCCAAGATGCGCATCTTCCGTGTGCCCGAGTTCCTGGCCACCGCCTTCCTGCTTGCGGTGATCGGCATGATGGTGCACGTGCTGCTCAACCAGTGA
- a CDS encoding formate hydrogenlyase, which yields MNSSILTQLVNLLGAVLLMLAFAMISQRRILTLIHLFTMQGAALTLATAVVGYATDQHHLYLSAGLTLVLKVLLIPYLLHRVIDRLDIRWDVETLINIPTTMLIGIGVVIFAFNLAIPISQLSSALASGTLGIALACVLLSFLMMITRAKAVPQVIGFLAMENGLFFAATSATYGMPMVVELGIALDVLIGVLILGVFMFQIREQFDSLDIRHLEKLKED from the coding sequence ATGAACAGCAGCATCCTGACCCAACTTGTCAACCTGCTCGGCGCGGTGCTGCTGATGCTCGCATTCGCGATGATCTCGCAGCGGCGCATCCTCACCCTGATCCACCTGTTCACGATGCAGGGTGCAGCGCTGACGCTCGCGACCGCCGTGGTCGGCTATGCGACCGACCAGCACCACCTGTACCTGTCGGCCGGGCTAACCTTGGTACTCAAGGTGCTGTTGATCCCGTACCTCCTGCACCGGGTCATCGACCGTCTCGACATCCGCTGGGACGTCGAGACGCTGATCAATATCCCGACAACGATGCTGATCGGCATCGGGGTCGTGATCTTCGCGTTCAATCTGGCGATACCCATCTCCCAGTTGTCGTCGGCGCTGGCGAGCGGCACGCTGGGCATCGCGCTGGCCTGCGTGCTGCTGTCGTTCCTGATGATGATCACGCGTGCGAAGGCGGTTCCGCAGGTGATCGGCTTCCTCGCGATGGAGAACGGCCTGTTCTTTGCCGCCACATCGGCCACTTACGGCATGCCGATGGTGGTCGAGTTGGGCATCGCGCTGGACGTGCTGATCGGCGTGCTGATCCTGGGCGTCTTCATGTTCCAGATTCGCGAGCAGTTCGACAGCCTGGACATCCGCCACCTCGAGAAGCTGAAGGAAGACTGA
- a CDS encoding hydrogenase 4 subunit F — MLALAFLLATPMAGGLVLALVGHRDNARDVNVAFSLGTFVAACVLTAQIVESGPMLVWDREFYIDPLNVFLVTLTAFVGLTTSIFSRPYMRVERDHGKMTPPRLRLYHSMYQLFSFTMLLALTTNNMGIIWVAMEAATLTTVLLVSVYRTAASLEAAWKYFILCGVGIAQALFGTVLLYMAAEKVIGSEGGALLWTNLDAVKEQLDPNIITLAFAFLFIGYGTKVGLVPIHNWLPDAHAEGPTPVSAVLSGLLLNVALYAILRCKVLTDGALHYPLAGRLMMGFGLLSVVAAVFFMIRQKDVKRMFAYSSIEHMGMMTFAFGMGGPIANYAGLLHMTVHSLIKSAIFFAVGHATQKAGTQIMENIRGLIKVSPTVAWGLMLGSLAILGMPPFGVFASEFLIVTTAMREQPWATPFLLIALGLAFASVFSQIQPMVFGETNVKPLAHPPALVPVFVHLGLGLMLGVYIPPYLNAWYIQAAAMLGN; from the coding sequence TTGCTTGCATTGGCCTTCCTCCTCGCAACTCCGATGGCCGGCGGGCTGGTGCTGGCGCTGGTCGGCCATCGCGACAACGCGCGCGACGTCAATGTCGCCTTCAGCCTGGGCACTTTCGTCGCCGCCTGCGTGCTCACAGCGCAGATCGTCGAGAGCGGGCCGATGCTGGTGTGGGACCGCGAGTTCTACATCGATCCGCTGAACGTCTTTCTCGTCACACTGACCGCGTTCGTTGGCCTGACCACTTCTATCTTCTCTCGCCCCTACATGCGCGTGGAGCGCGACCACGGCAAGATGACGCCGCCGCGCCTGCGCCTGTATCACAGCATGTACCAGCTGTTCAGCTTCACGATGCTGCTGGCACTGACGACCAACAACATGGGCATCATCTGGGTCGCGATGGAGGCCGCCACGCTGACCACCGTGCTGCTGGTCAGCGTCTACCGCACCGCGGCCAGCCTCGAAGCCGCATGGAAATACTTCATCCTGTGCGGCGTGGGCATCGCCCAGGCGCTGTTCGGAACGGTGTTGCTGTACATGGCGGCCGAGAAGGTGATCGGCTCCGAAGGCGGCGCCTTGCTCTGGACCAACCTCGATGCGGTGAAGGAGCAGCTCGACCCGAACATCATCACGCTGGCGTTCGCGTTCCTGTTCATCGGCTACGGTACCAAGGTCGGCCTGGTGCCGATTCACAATTGGCTGCCGGACGCCCATGCCGAAGGTCCAACGCCGGTGTCGGCCGTGTTGTCGGGCCTGCTGCTGAACGTCGCACTCTACGCAATCCTGCGCTGCAAGGTCCTGACCGACGGCGCGCTGCACTATCCTCTGGCTGGCCGGCTGATGATGGGCTTCGGCCTGCTGTCGGTGGTGGCGGCAGTGTTCTTCATGATTCGGCAAAAGGATGTGAAGCGCATGTTCGCCTACTCGTCGATCGAGCACATGGGGATGATGACCTTCGCTTTCGGCATGGGCGGCCCGATCGCCAACTACGCCGGGCTGCTGCACATGACGGTGCATTCTCTGATCAAATCCGCGATCTTCTTTGCCGTCGGTCATGCCACGCAGAAGGCTGGTACCCAGATCATGGAAAATATCCGCGGGCTCATCAAGGTCAGTCCGACAGTCGCCTGGGGATTGATGCTCGGATCGCTCGCCATCCTCGGCATGCCCCCGTTCGGCGTCTTCGCGAGCGAATTCCTGATCGTCACGACCGCGATGCGCGAGCAGCCCTGGGCGACCCCGTTCCTGCTGATCGCCCTGGGCCTGGCGTTTGCATCCGTCTTCAGCCAGATCCAGCCGATGGTGTTCGGCGAGACCAACGTCAAGCCCCTGGCGCATCCGCCGGCCCTGGTTCCGGTGTTCGTCCATCTGGGGCTTGGCCTGATGCTCGGCGTCTACATCCCGCCCTATCTCAACGCCTGGTACATCCAGGCGGCGGCGATGCTGGGGAACTAA
- a CDS encoding hydrogenase large subunit codes for MALPELGLDLRRLSAPVPIWLGWVSRDAWSAAARSIADTGGRLISVWGVDRSASGEAMAVCAAYAVPEGLAWLELKLGGAAQGFPDLVVAFPCAERMQRAVADLSGIRAEGSRDDRPWLDHGVWPSGPLPLQRKPQPEGAAASALPADYPFVRVDGDGVHEIAVGPVHASIIEPGHFRFSVVGEKVLRLEQHLGYTHKGIERRFTELMPLEGHRLAGRISGDTTVAYAWAYCMALESASGGEVPDRANWLRALMLERERVANHLGDLGALGNDAALAFGLAQFSRLREDWLRLSKEIFGHRLMMDAVVPGGVAIDLTPAMRDHLCMQCDVIEREVRALRRVYDEHAGLQDRFAGTGRVTPQLAAQLGLTGLAGRASGQTADLRCDFPWPPYDRLKVAIATHRDGDVAARVTVRFEEAFESLRLIRAICSGLPDGAAHAELQPQASASLGAGWVEGWRGEVFVALEIGSDGRIMRCHCHDPSWQNWPVLEHAIIGNIVPDFPLINKSFNLSYSGHDL; via the coding sequence ATGGCGCTGCCGGAACTCGGACTCGATCTGCGGCGCCTGTCTGCGCCGGTTCCCATTTGGCTTGGGTGGGTGAGTCGGGACGCCTGGAGTGCCGCGGCACGCAGCATCGCGGACACGGGTGGGCGCCTGATCTCAGTCTGGGGCGTTGATCGCAGCGCATCCGGCGAGGCAATGGCGGTGTGTGCAGCCTACGCGGTCCCCGAGGGGCTGGCCTGGCTCGAACTGAAGCTGGGCGGCGCAGCGCAAGGGTTTCCTGATCTGGTCGTCGCATTCCCGTGCGCGGAGCGCATGCAACGCGCCGTGGCCGACCTGTCAGGCATCCGAGCCGAGGGTAGTCGTGACGATCGCCCCTGGCTCGACCACGGGGTGTGGCCATCCGGACCACTGCCACTGCAGCGGAAACCCCAGCCCGAAGGGGCTGCCGCCAGCGCGCTTCCTGCCGACTACCCCTTCGTGCGCGTCGACGGCGACGGCGTGCACGAGATTGCCGTCGGGCCTGTGCATGCCAGCATCATCGAGCCCGGCCACTTTCGGTTCTCCGTCGTGGGCGAGAAGGTGCTCAGGCTCGAACAGCACCTCGGGTACACGCACAAGGGCATCGAGCGCCGGTTCACGGAACTGATGCCGCTCGAGGGGCACCGCCTCGCGGGACGCATCTCGGGCGACACGACGGTGGCCTACGCCTGGGCCTACTGCATGGCGCTGGAGTCAGCCTCGGGTGGCGAGGTCCCGGACCGCGCCAACTGGCTGCGTGCGCTGATGCTTGAGCGCGAGCGCGTGGCCAATCACCTGGGCGACCTCGGCGCGCTGGGCAACGACGCGGCCTTGGCCTTTGGTCTGGCGCAGTTCTCGCGCTTGCGTGAAGACTGGCTGCGCCTGTCCAAGGAGATTTTTGGCCACCGCCTCATGATGGACGCGGTCGTGCCCGGCGGCGTGGCGATCGATCTGACGCCAGCGATGCGGGATCACCTTTGCATGCAGTGCGACGTGATCGAGAGAGAGGTGCGCGCGCTGCGGCGTGTGTACGACGAACATGCCGGCCTGCAGGACCGCTTTGCGGGTACCGGGCGGGTGACGCCCCAACTGGCCGCACAACTCGGCCTCACGGGCCTTGCGGGACGCGCCAGCGGGCAGACGGCCGATCTGCGCTGCGACTTCCCATGGCCGCCCTATGACCGACTCAAGGTTGCGATCGCGACGCACCGCGACGGCGATGTCGCAGCGCGCGTGACGGTGCGGTTCGAAGAGGCATTCGAGTCACTGCGGCTCATCCGCGCCATCTGCTCTGGCTTGCCGGATGGTGCCGCTCATGCCGAGCTGCAGCCTCAGGCGTCGGCATCGCTGGGTGCGGGCTGGGTCGAAGGCTGGCGGGGCGAGGTTTTCGTCGCACTGGAGATCGGGAGCGATGGCCGCATCATGCGCTGTCATTGCCATGATCCGTCCTGGCAGAACTGGCCAGTGCTCGAGCATGCCATCATCGGCAACATCGTTCCGGACTTTCCGCTGATCAACAAGTCCTTCAACCTGAGCTATTCGGGGCACGACCTCTGA
- a CDS encoding NADH-quinone oxidoreductase subunit B family protein, with amino-acid sequence MWHILKQIVRTGIVTEPAPQVDDAEYAAVDRIQSDLLAILGQALTIREVDAGSCNGCELEIQALNNPYYNIEGLGIKFVASPRHADMLLVTGPVSRNMEEALRRTYDATPDPKLVVAVGDCGCTGGIFGESYASCGKVANVIPVDVAVPGCPPPPIDILRGILSAVRQRQAQPGKS; translated from the coding sequence ATGTGGCACATCCTCAAGCAGATCGTGCGCACCGGCATCGTCACCGAGCCAGCGCCGCAGGTTGACGATGCCGAATATGCGGCGGTCGATCGAATCCAGAGCGACCTCCTCGCCATCCTCGGTCAGGCCCTGACGATCCGCGAAGTCGATGCCGGCTCATGCAATGGCTGCGAGCTCGAGATCCAAGCGCTGAACAATCCTTACTACAACATCGAGGGACTCGGCATCAAGTTCGTCGCCAGTCCGCGCCACGCCGATATGCTGCTGGTGACCGGGCCGGTGTCGCGCAACATGGAAGAGGCATTGCGGCGCACCTATGACGCCACGCCGGATCCGAAGCTGGTGGTCGCCGTTGGCGATTGCGGCTGCACCGGCGGCATCTTCGGTGAGAGCTATGCCAGCTGTGGCAAGGTTGCGAACGTGATTCCTGTCGATGTGGCGGTTCCCGGCTGTCCCCCGCCGCCGATCGACATCCTGCGCGGGATCCTCAGCGCCGTTCGACAACGTCAGGCACAGCCCGGCAAGTCTTAG
- a CDS encoding fused MFS/spermidine synthase — protein sequence MSDRLECHRHPRPIVERSLSSKTLRFSICDVQSRMQVGRPHDLMLAYTRLMMGFLLFAPAPRRIAMVGLGGGSLAKFCYRYLPDSRIQVIEINPFVIALRDEFEIPRDDHRFHVCKGDAADYVRTVQSRYDVIMADGFDADGIPADLGSRSFYDNCFDLLEEAGILVVNLHLHHECFQTYLERIKRSFAGHVLMVNDFDLSNTIVFAFKQMPTVSLLTNLKLCEDALNPEAWQQLAPSFSRIVRFSRWHSRV from the coding sequence ATGTCAGACCGCCTCGAATGCCATCGGCACCCGCGTCCTATTGTCGAGAGATCGCTGAGTTCGAAGACCTTGCGTTTTTCAATCTGCGACGTCCAAAGCCGAATGCAAGTTGGCCGGCCCCACGACCTCATGCTGGCGTATACGCGCCTCATGATGGGATTCCTGCTGTTTGCACCTGCGCCCCGGCGCATTGCCATGGTGGGTCTGGGCGGCGGGTCACTGGCGAAGTTCTGCTACCGATACCTACCAGATTCCCGCATCCAGGTGATCGAAATCAACCCCTTTGTCATCGCGCTTCGCGACGAGTTTGAGATACCTCGAGACGATCATCGATTTCATGTGTGCAAGGGGGATGCCGCCGACTATGTTCGTACCGTTCAGTCACGCTACGACGTCATCATGGCCGACGGATTCGATGCAGATGGGATACCGGCGGACCTTGGATCGCGCTCTTTCTACGACAATTGCTTTGATCTGCTGGAGGAGGCCGGTATTTTGGTCGTAAACCTCCACCTTCATCATGAATGCTTCCAAACTTACCTCGAGAGAATCAAAAGGAGCTTTGCCGGACATGTGCTCATGGTCAATGACTTTGACCTCAGCAATACCATTGTCTTCGCTTTCAAGCAAATGCCTACGGTATCGTTACTTACAAATCTAAAGCTTTGCGAAGACGCGCTGAACCCCGAAGCATGGCAACAACTGGCCCCCAGCTTCTCGCGGATCGTGCGATTCAGCAGATGGCATAGCCGAGTTTGA